A region of the Stieleria neptunia genome:
GAGCCTCCTACAAGAGCAGCGCCAGCGGCAGCTACCAATCGATCGGCTATGGTTACGGCGACAAGTATCGTCGACGCTACCAGCAGGAAGCCAAGACCCAAGACACCTATGTGGTCAAAGGCAGACACGCTTCCGATCCTGGGGCGATGCCCGGCGCCCCAACCGGGCCCGTCGGCGAACCGGGGGCCTACGAGCGGGAAATCACGGATTCCGAAATCACGGATTCCTTTGCCCCGACCGTCGTCCCCGAGCGACGTCGGACCAACGTCCGGTCGTAATCCCTTCCTCCCCGCGTGAACCGCATGACAGACCGATCCGGAAGCCGACCGAAGGGCAAATCCATGTCCTTGGGTGCTATGTCCTGGGGCACAAAGAGCATCGGCTCTCTCGCCGTCGTTCTGCTGGTCGGCGTTTACACGGTCGCTGGGCCCCATCTGAACGATCGGTTCGGCTGGCAGCTTCCCGGCTTGAATCAGCAAGCCGACGCCGACGCGACCGCTCTGGCGCCGGAGCCGACCCCGACCCCGGCGCCGATCCCATCGTCGCACGGTCCCTCCGCAGACGACCACCAGGACGCCGGCGATTCCAACGCCGATCTGCACTACGGGTTGCTCCGTGAGATTCGTCCAAACGTGTTCCGTTCGCCGGAAGGGTTGCAGTACGTCCCGGGCAGTGCGGAAGGCCACCGGTTGGAGCATCTGCGTCGCCACACCCAGGACATGCCCTCTCGACCCGGGAAACATGGCGTCTTTGACGGCGGCATGGAAGGCGCGTTGGTGACCATCGACGATGCTTACGAACGGGCCCAAGCGAATCAACGGTCGACAAAGCAAACCGATCGGGATCGAACCATCTATACCGTCGACATGGAGCGGCGGGTCGGTTACGTCGGTGGCCGCGAGGGCAAACGCCAAAACCATCCGATCGCCCGTCGCGTCAAGTTGGTGCTCGAAGACACCATCGTGATCACCGCGTACCCGTTGTAACGCAACGATGAACCACGACCACGAACAAGACGCCGATCAAGGGGCGTTCGCATCACTGCCGCCGCACGCACCGCCTTCAGGACCACTTCACTCGATCGCGATCTGTCCGATCTGCGGCGGCGGGTTGTGCGGTATTCGGATCTGCACCGGGGACGATCCGACCGAACCGTTGACCGATCGCGGTTTTGTGATGTGCGACGAATGCGAAGCCGTCTGGATGCAACCCGATGTCCAAACGGAACATCGCTACGTTGATGCCCAGAACTCGGCTTGTCCTGTTTGTCAGGCGGGACTTTGGACAGCGAGCCGCTGGGCCGATCGCGCGGACGTCCAACGGCTGGGGTGGAGCGATCGGATCGACGCCAGTCTGGATGGCGAGTCCGGGTGCTAGTGGGCTGTCGATTTTGTGAGCCGCGACGCGTAAGCGGCCGGGCACTGCGACGCGGCCCGGGGCCTTACGGCCAGCGGCTCACCATTGACTCAGCAGATCCCGACTAAAACGACAGGCCGGTAGTGGGATGCGTCAGCGGGCGGCGCGTGGTGACAACACCTCGCGCGCCACTGGCTAACGCCACGTGCCGGTATTCCATGCGAACCGCCGACAGGCCGGGAAGCTCTCCCACCTGACGGTTACCGTGAAACGTACTTGACCAGGGTCACGTTTCGCGCTGCCGAATCGATGAAGACTTCATCCATCACACTGGTCAGCAGCAACATGCCGCGTCCGCGTTCGTCCGAAAAACTTTGTGGGGTCCCCGGTAGCGGGGCGTGATGAATCGACTGGCCCGAACCTTCATGAGCGACCACAAATCTCGCTTCCCGACGGGTGACTTCTAATCGCACGGTCGCGATCCGCTCGGTCATCGCTCTCAACGACTCGTCCTCCAGCTTTTCTGCCACCAGTGCCCGCGTGTAGTCGATCGACATCGGCGTGGAACGGACGGGTTGTTCGAAATTGCCGTGGATGATGGAGTGTGTGATCAAATAGTCGAGCGCTTCGGCGATTCGAATTCGGTCGCTGGTGTGCAGCACGTTCATCGCGGCCAGCAACCGAACGATCAGGCTGACAAGCGGTGTGATTCGCTCGATCGAGCAATCGAGCACAAAATCGAACGTGGTCGGCGTCAGCGCTCCCTTCAAGTAAAGCGATTGGGCGTTCGCTTGGGCAAAGGCCGTGATTCGGTTCACGATATCCGGCAGCAGGATTCCGACGTGGTCCTTGGAGATGTAATTGGCAGCGCCCACACCCAGCGCTTCGGCGGCCAAGTCCTCGTTGCCGAATGCTGTCACCAGGACTGCCGGGACGAGCGAGCATTCGGTGCGCATGGCCCGAATCAACTCGACCCCGTTCATCTCCGGCATCTGCATGTCCGTGATGACTAAATCCGGCGTGTGCTCCCGCAGCGACGCCAGCGCCTCCAGGCCATTGCTTGCCGTCCGAACCCGCAATCCTTGCTGATGCAAAACCGACGTGATCAAAGCGATCTGGGTGGCGCTATCGTCGACGACAAGGATGTTCGGCATGGCAGGGTACTTGAGAAGGTGTCAGAAGAGCCATCACCGATGATAGCGAACCGCCGGCGAGCATTGTCAGAGGGGCGGGGCAAAAACTGACCCGCCACAGGGTTTCGGGCCTGCAACCGGCACGATCGGAATCCATCGCGCGAGTGCGATCGCGTCATCGGCCCTCAAAATCGCGCTGGCCCGGCGGCGCGCTCCAAAGACCCTGGGGCACGAAGAGAAACGTTGCCCGCGGCGTCGGTCCAGTGTGTTGCAAATTTTCGCAAACTTTTGTCGAGAACGCCGCGCCCTCACCCCCCGCATAATCCCCCCCTACTATGATCAATCCCTTGATGGGGTGTGGGGGACGTGAAACGGGGGGCTTCGGACTGGGACGAGCCGAGCCCTTCCTCGCGGCGGGAAACACCAGATGCAGGGCGGAATCGATGACGAAATTCAGGCGGTGGATAACGAACTCGGGACGGAGATCGTTTCAGAACCAGGGGACCAACGATCGCGCGGCCAGTCGCCGGCGGCGGATGTTGGCCGAATCACTTGAAGACCGCCGCGTCTTAGCCGCCACCGTCCCTCTGATCGAAAGTTTCGAAGTGGCCGATTTGGCTGCGCTGACCGATTGGACGTTCGCGACCACGGGGGGCGGGACCGTCGGTCTGGACACCGCCTCGGCGGCCCAGACCGGAACCACCTCGCTGCGCTTTGATACAACAGCCAGTTTTTCCAACGTCAGGTCCGACGCGGTACTGGAACTCGACCTTTCCGGTGTTTCCACCGCGACCGATTTGACGTTCGACTTTTGGATGAAACGGCTCAACTCGTCGACCCACCAGGGCTTCTTCATGCAGATCGACGCCAGCGGCGACGGCAGCACCTGGACGACTTTGTCGCCCTCCCTTCAACCGGTCGGCAACGTCTGGATCCACTACGTCTACGACCTGGACCAGCGTCTTGCCGACGCCGGCGTCGCGCTGGACAGCGACGTTTTCTTGCGGCTGCGGCACGCATCCTACTTCACGACGCACGAATCCATTGTCGACGACGTCCGCGTCGGACAATTCGGAGACCTGATCGGGCCTGCGGTCGAGACGATTTCGCCGAACTCGATGACGACCGGACCGGTTTCGTCGGTCGACGTGACGTTTTCCGAGCCCGTCGACGCCACAACCTTCAACGCGGCCGACGTCGCCTTCACTTCCGCTGACGGCTCGCCGCTTGCCTTGGTCGGCGATCCGGTCGACAGCGGCAATCAGACGACGTTCACGCTGAACTTTGATGCGGCTCAAACCCTGAACGGCACCTATCACGTTCACATTGATTCCGACGTCACCGACATTGCCGGCAATCGGATGAATCAGGACGGCGACGAAGTCAGCGGCGAAACGATTGGCGATGATGACTTCATGGGAACGTTCGAGATCGGGCCCACGATCGCACAATCGATCCCCTATTTTCAAGACTTCGAGGTCGCCGATCTTCAATCGCTCGATGGCTGGAGTTTCCACGCCGTGGGCGACGGTTCAAGCACACTCGATACGGCGCTAGTGAAAGCCGGCAGCACTGCGTTACGAACGACCGGTGGGGGATACAGCGGTGAAAACTTGATCGAATTGCACCTGAACCTTCAGAACAAGGCCACTGCGACGGACCTGGTTCTGGATTATTGGGCGGCACGGGGAGGGCGGGGCGTCCATAGCCCAGGATCACAGATTGTCGCAAGCAACGACCGAATCACCTGGACCGACATTTTCACGCCGGAGCTTCCCGTCCTCGGTCGATACCAAAATTATTTCATCGACCTCGACGCCGAACTTGACGCCGCCAAGATCAGCCGCAATTCCGATGTCTACTTGCGATTCGAACGAAGTAGTTTTTCCAACGAGTCGATTTCATTCGACGACCTGCGAATCGCACAGCGTGATGGCGACGGTCCCTACGTTACCGCGATTTCACCCGCGACAGCCACCACCGGCCCGCTCAGCCAGATCGACGTGACCTTCAACGAAGCGATCGACGCAGCGAGTTTTACCGTCGACGATCTTCAGATTCTCGACATCGGCGGCAATCAAGTCCTGCTGAGCGGCGATCCGGTCGACAGCGGTGACCAAATGACCTTCACGCTGAATCTGGCGACGCCACAAAGCGTCAAAAGCAATTATCGCCTGACGATCGGTCCCGACGTGCTGGACGTTGCCGGCAACGGCATGAATCAAGATCGCGACCAGATCAACACCGAACCCACCGAGGACCGATACCAAACGGACGTGGTCGTCGGCCCGGCAACACCTCAATCGATTCCCTATTTCGAAGACTTCGAATCGGACGATCTCGCATCACTGTCCGGCTGGACATTTTCCGCGGACGGCACGGGGCTGATTTGGTTGACCGAAGCCGACGAGCCGTATTCCCCCTCTCGGCATCTCGCGTTCAGTCAAACCGACTCGAGTGTGCAAGACGCGATGCTGGTCGTGGATCTGTCGGGGCAAACGGGCGCCACGGATCTTGCCCTCGATTTCCGGGCCAAGCGGCTCTTTCAATCCTATTTCCGAAACGCGATGACCGTCCAGGCGAGCGGGGATGGAAGCACATGGACCCAGTTGGGGCCGACAATCTCATCGGATTTTGGCACGTACGTCAACTATTTCTTCGATCTTGATCAGGAGCTTGCTGCCGCATCGATCGCGCTCGATGGAGACGTGTATTTCCGTTTCAGCCATGAAGGATCGTCGTCGTCCTATCAAATGCGGATGGACGATGTTCGGATTGCAAACCGGGATGCCGACGGTCCACGGGTCGCGACCATGACCCCTGATGGTTCGGCGACGGCACCGCTGTCGCAGTTGCAAATTCAATTCAACGAAGTGATCGTCGCGGACACGTTCACCGCGTCCGATGTCACAGTCCTTGGCCCCCTGGGTGAGATCCCCGTCAGCGCGGATCCAGTTGATACCGGCGACGCAATGACCTTCAACATCACGCTCGATGAAGCGGTCAGCCAAACCGGACAATACCAGGTGTTGATCGGACCGGATGTGCTGGATCTGTCCGGTAACCAAATGAACCAAGACGCCGACAATGCCAACGGGGATGCAGAAGACCGCTTCCAGGGAAGCTTTCAATTCGAAGCGGTGCCCAGCGACGTGTACCCTTACTACCAAGGTTTCTCCGGCATCGATGAACTCAACGGAAACTGGTTCTTTCGATCGGAACCCGATGGAAGAATCCAGTTGGTCGACGACGGCGGACGACAAGTCTTGCGAATGGACAACCCGGGCGGAGCGTCAGTCAATCAAGCGATCTTGTCCATCGACCTGGCCGGAAAAACAGGCGTGCGTCTGGCGTTCAACGAAAACCGCAGAAACGATTCGACGACCGCGGGCGACACCTTGCGACTGAGCAATGACCAGGGCCAAACCTGGCACAGTTTCAACATGCTGTTCAGTGCTTCCAATTGGGATTCGTACGACATCGACTTGGACGCGGTCATCGCGGGCATCGGAATCGCCTACACGGACAATTTTTGGATCATGATCCAGCAGTACGGAACCAACGCCTGGCCGAGTAACGGTCGCCAGTACGATGATTTCCGCGTCACGGCCGACACCACGGCACCGAGCGTTGTCTCCCATTCACCCACCGGGCTAGTGCGTCCACCGGGGCCGCTGGATCACTTTGACTTGACCTTCAGCGAGCCGATCAATCCGTCAACGTTCAGCCTGGACGACGTGAAATTGACGCGTGAATTCGTTGACATCAGTGATCGGTTGGTTGGAATCAGCGGCTCCGGCCAGGAATTTACCGTCAGCTTTTCGCCGAGTGGATTGGGGCACTATGAACTGACCGTTGGCCCGGAAATCCTTGATCTGGGCGGTAATCCCCTGGATCAAAATGGCGCCGGCGGGGCCGGTCAATTCCCCCAAGACCAATACGTCGCCGCGGTCGACTTCAATGATCCCTATCGCTTGGGATACCGAGAAACATTTGCCGGCGGACTGCCAATTGATCCCTGGAACTTCCTCAGCTACGGTGCCGGCGCAATCTCCGTCGTCGATGAAAGGCTCAGACTCGAAGCCTCGTACCAAAATCCGATCGACGGCCATAATCGGGCGATCTTGCATTTGGATCTGGCGGGAGAATCGCGGGCGAAGTTGAACTTTGATGCGTTTGATTTCGACGGATCAACCACGAGTTCCCCCGCGATCGGCACGCAGGGCGATGGTTTTTCTTGGCGCGACGTCGTCGCCGTGAGTGACGATGGCGGATCGACTTGGACCATCCTGGATCTACTCAATTCCAGCGGATACAAGTCCTACGATCTGGCCGCCTTTGCCGCCGCGAACAACTTGTCCCTGGTCGACAACTTCTTGGTGATGTTCCAGCAGCATAGCAATCGAACTGCCCGTGATGCATGGGAATTCGACAACATCGTCGTCGAACGTGAAACGCTGTCGCTGAGTACGGTCAATGCGACGGTCGTCGAGGGCACGACCGACGAAGTGTTTGTGAGGGTTGAACGCGAGGCGGATGCGGATCTGACCAGCGAGCTGTTGGTCTGGTTGTCCAGCAACGACACCAGCGAGGCGACCGTGCCGAGCACCGTGACGATTCCGGCTGACGCGATGTTCGTCGACGTACCGGTTACGATTGAAGACGACACGGAGATTGACGGGCCACAAAGGGTTGGCATCACGGTGGGAGCCGACGGCGTGGCTCCACAGACAATCGATTTCACCGTTCTGGACAATGAACCAGCGACTCTGTTGGTCGGCATCGACCGCGCCGTCATCAACGAAATTGATGGCCCCAGAGCCGCAACGGGAACGGTCACCCGGAATCGAGGCTTGGATAGCGAGTTGGTCGTCAGCCTTTCCTCAAGCGACCCCTCCGCGTTCACGGTCGGTGAAACCGTAACGATCCCGATCGGGGAAACTTCGGCGACATTTGATATCGCGTCCCACAACGATTACTTGGTGGATGGGACTCAATCGGCCGATGTGAACGTCGCGGCAACCGGGTTCGTTTCCGGATCGGCCTCGCTGCAGGTGGAAGATGACGACACGGCTGAAGATCGCACCATCGGCGGTTTCTTCTCCGGCGAATTGCCCAAGGATGACTACACCGTGACTTTCGATGTCCAGGTTCCGACCGGCGATGTCTGGACGATCGATCCCGGTGCGAATCTTTTCTTTGATCCCGGGACATCGCTGAATATCGCCGGCACTGTGCTCGCGGAGGGTCAGACTGACAACGAAATCCTGTTCACCAGTTCCGCGACGACTCCCGCCCCAGGTGACTGGATCGGAATCGATTTCAACGCGTCAGGCCAATCGAGATCAATCTTCGATCACGTTGAAATCGCGTTTGCGACGACAGCCCTCGACGTATCGAACCAGGATCTGCCGATCATCACGCTGCGTGATTCGCACGTCCACGACAGTGCGGTTTGGGGTGTTCTGCTTGATGCCGGAAGAGGTCATTCATTCACACGTCAAAACGTGATGATCGAAGGTAACCGCATTCACGACAATAGCGGTTTTGGTGTCTATGTTCGTTCTTCAGCCGGTGCGTGCAATCAAACCTTCGGGTGTCAGACGACCGCCAATCCGACCATCACCGGAAACGAGATCTTTGGTCATCAACAGGCGGGAATCTGGGTTTCTTCCTCGTACAGCTTGGGGGGATTGTATGCGAGCAGCGGGGGCGCCAGTCCCACCGTGACGAAGAACCATGTCCACAACAATGCAATTGGCATTCGGGCGGGAGTCCATGACCCGGAAAGTTTTGGAACCGCATGGACCTCAGGTTTCTATGCCAACAATCTGGTCGTCGACAACACAAGCACGGGTATTCTTCTGGAACAATCGGTCGACGGCAACCAGAATTCTCAGCTGCTCAATAACACAATCGTTGGCAACGGCGGCGCCGGAATCTCTCACGACACCAACCGGTTCGGGGGAGTGATCCGAAACAATTTGGTTGCATCCAACCGGTTGGGAATCGAAGCGGATGCGGAGTATTCGCCGAGCGTCGGGCGAGTCGGGTTCAATGATGTCTACGGCAATGATGAAGGCAACTGGATGAATTATCCATCCGCCTTCGGAACCGCCACGACGACCAACGCCAACGGAACACCGTCAGATGCTGAATTCAATCTGAGCGTCGATCCGATGTTCGCCGACGGTTCGCTGTACGTGCCAGTCGACGCGTCACCGGTCAACGATGCTGGGACCGACGCAGATGCCCCCCACGACGACTACCGCGGTGCGTTCCGGCATGTGCCTTATGACATCGGGGCCTATGAGCATGATCCGGTGAACAATGTCGTGACCACCTTATTGGACGAAGACGATGGTGGGCTCGGACTGGGGGCCGGCAATTCGCTCCGCGAAGTGATCAACGCGACGAACGCACGCCCTGGACTCGACGTCATTACTTTCGATCCGGACTTGAACGGCGGCGTGATTTCACTTGGTGCAACGACATTACCAACATTGTCAAACGCCACGACCATTGAGGGCCCCGGCGCGGAAATGTTGACCATCACCGGCAATGATCAAGTTCGAATCTTCACCGTCGGAACTTCGGTCGACGTGAACATTTCTGGGCTGACTCTGCGTGACGCGGCCGCGAGTGCAATCAACAACAGCGGCAACCTGACGGTGACGGATTCGATCATGACGTCGGGCGTCGCAGTCAACGGTGGTGGAATCTACAACACCGTGTCCGGGAATCTGATGGTCCTGCGATCAACGATCAGCGAGAACACGGTCAGTTCAAATGGTGGGGCGATTTACAACAGCGGCGCGGCATCGATTGTTGATTCGACGATCAACGGAAACACCGCTGGCAGGACAGCAGGGGGAATCTACAACATTTCGTTGCGGGCATTGGCGATCATTCAAACGACGATTTCAGGCAACAGTGCGCTTTACATCGGCGGAGGCATTGAGAATCGTGGCCCTGATCTGGTGATTCGTCAATCGACCATCACCGGTAACATTGCGGACAGCGACAACGACGGGAGCGGCGGCAGCGGAGGGATCAGCAACGGCGGAACAACGATTGTCCACAACAGCATCATTGCCGGCAATCTCCGCGGTACCTCAACTCCCAGCGATGCCGGTCCGCTTGATCCGTCCAGTACACACAATCTGAT
Encoded here:
- a CDS encoding Ig-like domain-containing protein, translated to MTKFRRWITNSGRRSFQNQGTNDRAASRRRRMLAESLEDRRVLAATVPLIESFEVADLAALTDWTFATTGGGTVGLDTASAAQTGTTSLRFDTTASFSNVRSDAVLELDLSGVSTATDLTFDFWMKRLNSSTHQGFFMQIDASGDGSTWTTLSPSLQPVGNVWIHYVYDLDQRLADAGVALDSDVFLRLRHASYFTTHESIVDDVRVGQFGDLIGPAVETISPNSMTTGPVSSVDVTFSEPVDATTFNAADVAFTSADGSPLALVGDPVDSGNQTTFTLNFDAAQTLNGTYHVHIDSDVTDIAGNRMNQDGDEVSGETIGDDDFMGTFEIGPTIAQSIPYFQDFEVADLQSLDGWSFHAVGDGSSTLDTALVKAGSTALRTTGGGYSGENLIELHLNLQNKATATDLVLDYWAARGGRGVHSPGSQIVASNDRITWTDIFTPELPVLGRYQNYFIDLDAELDAAKISRNSDVYLRFERSSFSNESISFDDLRIAQRDGDGPYVTAISPATATTGPLSQIDVTFNEAIDAASFTVDDLQILDIGGNQVLLSGDPVDSGDQMTFTLNLATPQSVKSNYRLTIGPDVLDVAGNGMNQDRDQINTEPTEDRYQTDVVVGPATPQSIPYFEDFESDDLASLSGWTFSADGTGLIWLTEADEPYSPSRHLAFSQTDSSVQDAMLVVDLSGQTGATDLALDFRAKRLFQSYFRNAMTVQASGDGSTWTQLGPTISSDFGTYVNYFFDLDQELAAASIALDGDVYFRFSHEGSSSSYQMRMDDVRIANRDADGPRVATMTPDGSATAPLSQLQIQFNEVIVADTFTASDVTVLGPLGEIPVSADPVDTGDAMTFNITLDEAVSQTGQYQVLIGPDVLDLSGNQMNQDADNANGDAEDRFQGSFQFEAVPSDVYPYYQGFSGIDELNGNWFFRSEPDGRIQLVDDGGRQVLRMDNPGGASVNQAILSIDLAGKTGVRLAFNENRRNDSTTAGDTLRLSNDQGQTWHSFNMLFSASNWDSYDIDLDAVIAGIGIAYTDNFWIMIQQYGTNAWPSNGRQYDDFRVTADTTAPSVVSHSPTGLVRPPGPLDHFDLTFSEPINPSTFSLDDVKLTREFVDISDRLVGISGSGQEFTVSFSPSGLGHYELTVGPEILDLGGNPLDQNGAGGAGQFPQDQYVAAVDFNDPYRLGYRETFAGGLPIDPWNFLSYGAGAISVVDERLRLEASYQNPIDGHNRAILHLDLAGESRAKLNFDAFDFDGSTTSSPAIGTQGDGFSWRDVVAVSDDGGSTWTILDLLNSSGYKSYDLAAFAAANNLSLVDNFLVMFQQHSNRTARDAWEFDNIVVERETLSLSTVNATVVEGTTDEVFVRVEREADADLTSELLVWLSSNDTSEATVPSTVTIPADAMFVDVPVTIEDDTEIDGPQRVGITVGADGVAPQTIDFTVLDNEPATLLVGIDRAVINEIDGPRAATGTVTRNRGLDSELVVSLSSSDPSAFTVGETVTIPIGETSATFDIASHNDYLVDGTQSADVNVAATGFVSGSASLQVEDDDTAEDRTIGGFFSGELPKDDYTVTFDVQVPTGDVWTIDPGANLFFDPGTSLNIAGTVLAEGQTDNEILFTSSATTPAPGDWIGIDFNASGQSRSIFDHVEIAFATTALDVSNQDLPIITLRDSHVHDSAVWGVLLDAGRGHSFTRQNVMIEGNRIHDNSGFGVYVRSSAGACNQTFGCQTTANPTITGNEIFGHQQAGIWVSSSYSLGGLYASSGGASPTVTKNHVHNNAIGIRAGVHDPESFGTAWTSGFYANNLVVDNTSTGILLEQSVDGNQNSQLLNNTIVGNGGAGISHDTNRFGGVIRNNLVASNRLGIEADAEYSPSVGRVGFNDVYGNDEGNWMNYPSAFGTATTTNANGTPSDAEFNLSVDPMFADGSLYVPVDASPVNDAGTDADAPHDDYRGAFRHVPYDIGAYEHDPVNNVVTTLLDEDDGGLGLGAGNSLREVINATNARPGLDVITFDPDLNGGVISLGATTLPTLSNATTIEGPGAEMLTITGNDQVRIFTVGTSVDVNISGLTLRDAAASAINNSGNLTVTDSIMTSGVAVNGGGIYNTVSGNLMVLRSTISENTVSSNGGAIYNSGAASIVDSTINGNTAGRTAGGIYNISLRALAIIQTTISGNSALYIGGGIENRGPDLVIRQSTITGNIADSDNDGSGGSGGISNGGTTIVHNSIIAGNLRGTSTPSDAGPLDPSSTHNLIGDAASAGGLVNGENGNIVGADARLAPLADHGGPTWTHALHNASPAIDAGDNAHAVDADSQRLGFDQRGSQHQRFIDGNRSGTATVDIGAFETLPPPIVDGIVINGGHDQRSRLDRLAIRFDQPVRIDDDGDSPFELINLDTNQRVDVSANVDPLDSPSTLLLTFLPGPSVGPGGMLLDGNYQLTMKASLITVGAMVLDGNGDGTAADHVFGNDATDNFFRFFGDSDGDRDVDGQDYGRFGLTFLKQTGMTDFDPTLDADADGDVDGHDYGRFGLNFLKRI
- a CDS encoding ATP-binding response regulator, with amino-acid sequence MPNILVVDDSATQIALITSVLHQQGLRVRTASNGLEALASLREHTPDLVITDMQMPEMNGVELIRAMRTECSLVPAVLVTAFGNEDLAAEALGVGAANYISKDHVGILLPDIVNRITAFAQANAQSLYLKGALTPTTFDFVLDCSIERITPLVSLIVRLLAAMNVLHTSDRIRIAEALDYLITHSIIHGNFEQPVRSTPMSIDYTRALVAEKLEDESLRAMTERIATVRLEVTRREARFVVAHEGSGQSIHHAPLPGTPQSFSDERGRGMLLLTSVMDEVFIDSAARNVTLVKYVSR